GAAATCGTCGTCGCCATAGACGTCGCCGGCGATCGCCCCGGCTGCAAGGCCGCGGGCGGCGAGGAGAGGCACAAGTTGCTCGATCAGGGCCGTCTTCCCCGATCCGATCGCACCGAGGAGGTCGAACGCCCTGACCCCGTGTTCCTTCAAGTGGGCAGCGTTGGCAGCGGCGAGACGGTCGTTCGCCGCGTACACATCCTTCTCGATCCTGACGTCGATGTGGTGCATACAGATGGGTATGAGGGAGACGGCTATATAGATTCACCATCTACCTAATGAACAATGGAACGTCTGTGCATCCTCTATCCCTGCTATTTTCAGGCCGGGCTGAAGCGGGCTGAGGGGCGGCGCGTCCCCCGGGGCCGAGCCGTAAAGAGCCTCACCCTCATGGAACTCGAAGCAGCGCTGAAAAAATGCGGCTATCCCTACCGGGTCGAGGAGAAACACCACCCGGCACACTGGCACAAACGTGAGGGGCGGGTGGCGGTGACCTGCACTGAACCGAAGGGCGATGTCATACGGAAGGTGGCGCAGGCCATTGAGGTGAAGCGATGAGCGGGCTCTACGACCTGCACACCCATACCACGATGAGCGACGGCGAACTCCTCCCCATCGAGCTGGTCCGCCGCCTCAGCGTGCTCGGCTACGAGATCGTTGCCATCGCCGATCACGTCGACTGCACGAATATCGCGCAGGTAATCGCCGCCACCGCATGCCTGAAGAAGAGCGCCGCGCGTTATGGCGTCCGTCTCCTCAGCGGGGTGGAGATCACCCATGTCCCCCCGGAGGAGATCGCCGAACTCGCAGCCTATGCACGCGATGAGGGGGCAGACATTGTCGTCGTGCATGGCGAGTCGCCGGTGGAGCCGGTCGCCCCGGGTACAAACCATGCCGCCTGCTCGTGTGCCGATGTGGACATCCTCGCTCATCCGGGTTTCATCACCCCTGAGGATGCACGCCTCGCCGCGAAGAACCGGGTCGCTCTTGAGATCACCTCGCGAAATGGGCATAACCGGACGAACGGCTATGTAGCGGTGGCGGCGCGGGAGGCGGGCTGCATGATTGTGGTGGACTCGGATGCCCATGCGCCCTCGGACCTTCTCGGTCGTGAGGCAAAAGTGGCAGTAGCACGCGGGGCAGGGCTAACAGAGGAAGAAGTTACGAGATCGCTATCCC
Above is a window of Methanofollis tationis DNA encoding:
- a CDS encoding histidinol phosphate phosphatase domain-containing protein is translated as MSGLYDLHTHTTMSDGELLPIELVRRLSVLGYEIVAIADHVDCTNIAQVIAATACLKKSAARYGVRLLSGVEITHVPPEEIAELAAYARDEGADIVVVHGESPVEPVAPGTNHAACSCADVDILAHPGFITPEDARLAAKNRVALEITSRNGHNRTNGYVAVAAREAGCMIVVDSDAHAPSDLLGREAKVAVARGAGLTEEEVTRSLSLKIVSDLLAR
- a CDS encoding signal recognition particle subunit SRP19/SEC65 family protein; amino-acid sequence: MERLCILYPCYFQAGLKRAEGRRVPRGRAVKSLTLMELEAALKKCGYPYRVEEKHHPAHWHKREGRVAVTCTEPKGDVIRKVAQAIEVKR